One window of the Salvia miltiorrhiza cultivar Shanhuang (shh) chromosome 6, IMPLAD_Smil_shh, whole genome shotgun sequence genome contains the following:
- the LOC130990268 gene encoding thaumatin-like protein, which translates to MVIKCERTYNFLQKYRNPFFPFLPIKSHPTNSSIHEQRHNFPTQAQTLLHSSAAMDGSLKPLFSLLFLSLLTLHISVEVSGTTMTLYNKCSHPVWPGIQPGSGSPVLAKGGFKLPPNKSYTLQLPAAWSGRVWGRHGCSFDKTGRGRCATGDCGGALFCNGLGGTPPATLAEITLGNDQDFYDVSLVDGYNLAISITPFRGKGKCSYAGCVSDLNMMCPVGLQVRSHDKKRVVACKSACFAFNSPRYCCTGSFGNPQSCKPTAYSRIFKAACPKAYSYAYDDPTSIATCTGGSYLLTFCAHH; encoded by the exons ATGGTGATAAAATGTGAGAGAACTTataattttcttcaaaaatatcGCAAcccttttttcccttttttgccTATAAAATCCCATCCAACAAATTCATCAATACATGAGCAGCGTCACAACTTTCCAACTCAAGCACAAACTCTGCTTCACTCTTCCGCCGCCATGGATGGCTCTCTCAaacctctcttctctctcctctttctctccctCCTCACACTCCACATTTCAG tGGAGGTATCAGGTACAACAATGACGTTGTACAACAAATGCAGCCACCCTGTCTGGCCGGGCATCCAGCCTGGCAGCGGGTCGCCGGTGCTGGCCAAGGGCGGATTCAAGCTGCCGCCGAACAAGTCGTACACGCTCCAGCTCCCCGCCGCCTGGTCGGGCCGCGTCTGGGGCCGCCACGGCTGCTCCTTCGACAAGACTGGGCGCGGCCGCTGCGCCACCGGCGACTGCGGCGGAGCGCTCTTCTGCAACGGCCTCGGCGGGACCCCTCCCGCCACGCTCGCCGAGATCACCCTCGGCAACGACCAGGATTTCTATGACGTCAGCCTCGTCGACGGCTATAATCTCGCCATCTCCATCACGCCTTTCCGCGGCAAAG GAAAGTGCAGCTACGCCGGGTGCGTGAGCGATCTAAACATGATGTGCCCGGTGGGTCTGCAGGTGCGTTCTCACGATAAGAAGAGGGTGGTGGCGTGCAAGAGCGCGTGCTTTGCCTTCAACTCGCCCAGGTACTGCTGCACGGGGAGCTTCGGGAACCCGCAGTCGTGCAAGCCAACGGCCTACTCTCGGATTTTCAAGGCCGCGTGCCCCAAGGCTTACTCTTACGCCTACGATGATCCCACTAGCATCGCCACTTGCACCGGCGGTAGCTACTTGCTCACTTTCTGCGCCCACCATTAG
- the LOC130990269 gene encoding ras-related protein RABA6b-like, producing MEEECDYLFKAVLIGDSAVGKSNLLSRFARDEFCLESKPTIGVEFAYRNIRVADKLIKAQIWDTAGQERFRAITSSYYRGAMGALLVYDITRRSTFESLRKWLKELREFGSREMVVVLVGNKSDLTHSREVSLEDGQTLAQLEDLSFMETSAKENSNVEDAFLQMINRIYDLTSHKTLTLDTKLSDDDEKSSSINVETLNGNKEIICIDEVSATKQTSRCCSY from the exons ATGGAGGAAGAGTGCGACTATCTGTTCAAGGCGGTTCTAATAGGAGACTCGGCGGTTGGGAAGTCGAATCTGCTGTCGAGGTTTGCGAGAGATGAGTTCTGCTTGGAGTCGAAGCCGACCATCGGAGTCGAATTCGCCTACCGGAATATTAGGGTCGCCGATAAGCTCATCAAAGCTCAGATATGGGACACGGCCGGCCAAGAAAG ATTCCGAGCCATCACGAGCTCGTACTACCGCGGGGCAATGGGTGCCCTCCTAGTTTACGACATAACGAGGAGGTCTACATTTGAGAGCTTAAGGAAGTGGTTGAAGGAGTTAAGAGAGTTCGGCAGCCGTGAGATGGTGGTGGTGCTCGTCGGAAACAAGTCGGACCTCACCCATTCCAGAGAGGTCAGCTTGGAAGACGGCCAAACCCTAGCGCAGCTTGAGGACCTATCCTTCATGGAAACTTCAGCCAAGGAGAATTCCAACGTGGAGGATGCGTTTTTGCAGATGATCAATAGGATCTATGACCTCACATCTCacaaaaccctaaccctagacACTAAACTAAGTGATGATGATGAGAAGAGTAGTAGCATCAACGTCGAAACATTAAATGGGAACAAGGAAATCATATGTATCGATGAAGTGTCCGCCACTAAACAAACTAGTCGATGTTGCTCTTATTGA
- the LOC130990592 gene encoding uncharacterized protein LOC130990592, protein MGAGETGRWFEKNLKRKIGDGGNTKFWLHAWKGEQTLKSLFPRLFLLSNKKNGNINEMGEWIDERWVWNLNWSRELLDREVEASRSLLNHISGFYPLEGSADKWIWRAHKEGVYTAKSAYQAIREQREERMADPEEMKSFADLWDTPAPQKVRVTAWRVFRNRLPTCDNLTRRNVLLGEVEKGCVACFYLQESTTHLFVECPKSK, encoded by the coding sequence ATGGGAGCCGGGGAAACAGGAAGATGGTttgaaaaaaatttgaaaaggaAGATTGGAGATGGAGGAAATACTAAATTCTGGCTTCATGCTTGGAAGGGGGAGCAGACTCTTAAGTCCTTATTCCCACGTCTTTTCCTCCTCAGCAATAAAAAGAATGGGAATATCAATGAAATGGGAGAATGGATTGATGAGAGATGGGTTTGGAATCTCAATTGGAGTAGGGAGCTCCTTGACAGGGAGGTTGAGGCTTCTCGTTCTTTGCTTAATCATATTTCAGGTTTCTACCCTCTTGAAGGCTCAGCGGACAAATGGATTTGGAGAGCTCATAAAGAAGGAGTCTACACCGCCAAATCTGCATATCAAGCAATTAGGGAGCAAAGAGAGGAGAGAATGGCAGATCCGGAGGAGATGAAATCTTTTGCAGACTTGTGGGATACACCGGCCCCTCAGAAAGTCCGTGTGACAGCATGGAGAGTCTTCAGAAATCGACTTCCAACTTGTGACAACCTTACCAGAAGAAATGTTTTACTTGGAGAAGTGGAGAAGGGTTGTGTGGCTTGTTTTTATTTACAGGAGTCGACGACCCACCTTTTCGTTGAGTGCCCAAAATCAAAATGA